Proteins co-encoded in one Mycobacterium mantenii genomic window:
- a CDS encoding LLM class F420-dependent oxidoreductase: MELTGVGIWSSQLRYGDPTESAEAATELDELGFPALWIPDVGGPVFDAVGDLLGATKRTVIATGILNLWMHSPGDTAESYATLTAEHGDRFLLGIGVSHAPLIDAGQPGRYRKPLAATAAFLDGLDAAPRPVPTERRVLAALGPKMLTLSATRAGGAHPYLVTPEHTASARSTLGRGPLLLPEQTVILTDSADEARQIGTDWLRAYLALPNYANNLLRSGFSEDDLSQVSDRLFNAIIAWGDEEAIMRRVAEHRSAGADHVCVQVLLADPRAFPREEWRRIAAASR; this comes from the coding sequence ATGGAACTGACCGGCGTTGGAATCTGGAGCAGTCAGCTGCGTTACGGCGATCCCACCGAATCCGCCGAGGCCGCAACTGAACTCGACGAACTGGGCTTTCCGGCGCTCTGGATACCCGATGTCGGCGGGCCGGTGTTCGACGCGGTGGGTGATCTGCTCGGCGCGACCAAGCGGACCGTGATCGCCACGGGAATCCTGAATCTGTGGATGCATTCGCCCGGCGATACCGCCGAGTCCTACGCGACGCTGACCGCCGAGCACGGTGACCGCTTTCTGCTGGGAATCGGCGTCAGCCACGCACCGCTGATCGATGCAGGCCAACCCGGGCGATACCGCAAACCGCTGGCGGCGACGGCCGCATTCCTGGACGGTTTGGACGCCGCGCCGCGGCCTGTCCCCACCGAGCGCCGGGTGCTCGCCGCGCTCGGCCCGAAGATGCTGACGCTGTCGGCTACCCGCGCCGGCGGCGCCCACCCGTACCTCGTCACGCCCGAGCACACCGCTTCTGCTCGTTCGACTTTGGGCCGGGGCCCCTTGCTGCTTCCGGAACAGACGGTGATCCTGACCGACAGCGCCGACGAGGCCCGCCAGATCGGAACCGATTGGCTGCGGGCGTATCTGGCCCTACCCAACTACGCCAACAACCTGCTGCGCAGCGGGTTCTCCGAAGACGACCTGTCGCAGGTGAGCGATCGGCTCTTCAACGCAATCATCGCGTGGGGCGATGAAGAGGCGATCATGCGCCGCGTCGCCGAGCATCGTTCCGCGGGCGCCGACCACGTCTGCGTCCAGGTGCTGCTGGCCGATCCCCGGGCATTCCCGCGGGAGGAATGGCGCCGCATCGCGGCCGCCTCCCGATAG
- a CDS encoding TetR/AcrR family transcriptional regulator: protein MSRARSDTRERIQEVARELFLQRGVQRTSLQDIANRLGITKPALYYHFPSREDLVRSILVPLIDEGERFVAEHESRDRNDVHELLEGYFDFHYRHRRDLVLLLTELSTLIDLDLIDTVLAWRERLAGLVFGKKPTLAQSTRAVVAFGGLQDCCVQFPDAPQEELREKAVAAALDALGR from the coding sequence GTGAGCAGGGCCCGGTCGGACACTCGTGAGCGCATTCAAGAGGTCGCCCGCGAGCTGTTCTTGCAACGGGGCGTGCAGCGCACCAGCCTGCAGGACATCGCGAACCGGCTGGGCATCACCAAACCCGCGTTGTACTACCACTTTCCGTCGCGCGAAGACCTGGTGCGCAGCATTCTGGTGCCGCTGATCGACGAGGGCGAACGGTTCGTCGCCGAGCACGAGAGCCGCGACCGCAACGATGTGCACGAACTGTTGGAGGGCTATTTCGACTTCCACTACCGGCACCGCCGGGATCTGGTCCTGCTGTTGACCGAGCTGTCGACACTGATCGACCTCGACCTCATCGACACCGTGCTGGCGTGGCGTGAGCGGTTGGCCGGGCTGGTGTTCGGTAAGAAGCCGACACTCGCCCAGTCTACTCGGGCGGTGGTCGCGTTCGGCGGCCTGCAGGACTGCTGCGTGCAGTTTCCCGATGCGCCCCAGGAGGAGCTGCGCGAGAAAGCAGTTGCGGCCGCGCTCGACGCGCTCGGGCGCTGA
- a CDS encoding acetyl-CoA C-acetyltransferase, with protein MSEEAFIYEAIRTPRGKQRNGSLNEVKPLNLVVGLVDELRRRYPDLDENLISDMILGVVSPVGDQGGDIARTAVLAAGLPETTGGVQLNRFCASGLEAVNTAAQKVRSGWDDLVLAGGVESMSRVPMGSDGGAWATDPETNYQIGFVPQGIGADLIATIEGFSREDVDRYALRSQEKAAAAWSGGYFAKSVVPVRDQNGLVILDHDEHMRPDTTLEGLGKLKTAFDGIGEMGGFDDVALTKYHWVEKINHVHTGGNSSGIVDGAALVLVGSEAAGKSQGLTPRARIVATATSGSDPVIMLTGPTPATQKVLDRAGLTVDDIDLFELNEAFASVVLKFQKDLNIPDEKLNVNGGAIAMGHPLGATGAMITGTMVDELERRNARRALITLCIGGGMGVATIIERV; from the coding sequence ATGTCCGAAGAAGCTTTTATCTATGAGGCCATCCGCACCCCGCGGGGCAAGCAGCGCAACGGCTCGCTGAACGAGGTCAAGCCGCTCAACCTGGTCGTCGGCCTGGTTGACGAGCTCCGCCGGCGCTACCCCGACCTCGACGAGAACCTGATCAGCGACATGATCCTGGGCGTCGTGTCCCCGGTCGGTGACCAGGGCGGCGACATCGCCCGCACCGCCGTGCTGGCGGCCGGCCTGCCCGAGACCACCGGCGGCGTGCAGCTCAACCGGTTCTGCGCCTCCGGCCTCGAGGCCGTCAACACCGCCGCCCAGAAGGTGCGGTCCGGCTGGGACGACCTGGTGCTGGCCGGCGGCGTCGAGTCGATGAGCCGCGTCCCCATGGGCTCCGACGGCGGCGCCTGGGCGACCGACCCCGAGACCAACTACCAGATCGGCTTCGTGCCCCAGGGCATCGGCGCCGACCTGATCGCCACCATCGAGGGCTTCTCCCGCGAGGACGTCGACCGCTACGCGCTGCGCTCGCAGGAAAAAGCGGCGGCGGCCTGGTCAGGCGGCTACTTCGCCAAGTCGGTCGTGCCGGTGCGCGACCAGAACGGCCTGGTCATCCTCGACCACGACGAGCACATGCGGCCCGACACCACCCTGGAAGGCTTGGGCAAGCTGAAGACCGCGTTCGACGGCATCGGTGAGATGGGCGGCTTCGACGACGTGGCGCTGACGAAGTACCACTGGGTGGAAAAGATCAACCACGTCCACACCGGCGGCAACAGCTCCGGCATCGTCGACGGCGCTGCGCTGGTGCTGGTCGGCTCGGAAGCTGCGGGCAAGTCGCAGGGGCTGACCCCGCGGGCCCGCATCGTGGCCACCGCCACCAGCGGCTCGGACCCGGTCATCATGCTGACCGGCCCGACCCCGGCCACGCAGAAGGTGCTCGACCGTGCGGGCCTGACGGTCGACGACATCGATCTCTTCGAGCTCAACGAGGCGTTCGCGTCGGTGGTGCTTAAGTTCCAGAAGGACCTCAACATCCCGGACGAGAAGCTCAACGTCAACGGTGGCGCCATTGCGATGGGCCACCCGCTGGGCGCCACCGGCGCCATGATCACCGGCACCATGGTCGACGAGCTCGAGCGCCGCAACGCTCGTCGCGCGCTGATCACGCTGTGCATCGGCGGCGGCATGGGTGTCGCCACCATCATCGAGAGGGTTTAA
- a CDS encoding 3-hydroxyacyl-CoA dehydrogenase NAD-binding domain-containing protein → MAENTIQWDKDADGIVTLTLDDPTGSANVMNEHYSESMHNAVERLAAEKDSITGVVITSAKKTFFAGGDLKGMINLGPENAGEAFDTVESVKRDLRALETLGKPVVAAINGAALGGGLEIALACHHRIAADVKGLVVGLPEVTLGLLPGGGGVTRTVRMFGIQNAFMNILSQGTRFKPDKAKEIGLVDELVGSVEELVPAAKAWIKANPDSHEQPWDKKGYKMPGGTPSSPALAGILPSFPALLKKQLKGAPMPAPRAILDAAVEGAQVDFDTASRIESRYFTQLVTGQVAKNMIQAFFLDLQHINGGGSRPDGIEPVKINKIGVLGAGMMGAGIAYVSAKAGFDVVLKDVSREAAEKGKGYSEKLEAKALQRGKTTEEKSKALLDRITPAADPEAFKGVDFVIEAVFENQELKHKVFQEIEDIVEPNALLGSNTSTLPITGLATGVKRQEDFIGIHFFSPVDKMPLVEIIKGEKTSDEALARVFDYTLAIGKTPIVVNDSRGFFTSRVIGTFVNEALAMLGEGVEPASVEHAGSQAGYPAPPLQLSDELNLELMHKIATATRKGVEDAGGTYEPHPAEAVVEKMIEIGRPSRLKGAGFYEYDDGKRTRLWPGLRETFKSGSAQIPLQDMIDRMLFAEALETQKCLDEGVLTSTADANIGSIMGIGFPPYTGGSAQFIVGYQGAGGIGKEAFVARAKELAAKYGDRFLPPASLS, encoded by the coding sequence ATGGCAGAGAACACCATTCAGTGGGACAAGGACGCCGACGGCATCGTCACACTGACCCTGGACGACCCCACCGGGTCGGCCAACGTGATGAACGAGCACTACAGCGAGTCCATGCACAACGCCGTGGAACGCCTTGCCGCCGAGAAGGATTCGATCACCGGTGTGGTCATCACCAGTGCGAAGAAGACCTTCTTCGCCGGCGGTGACCTGAAGGGCATGATCAACCTCGGCCCGGAGAACGCCGGTGAGGCGTTCGACACCGTCGAGTCGGTCAAGCGAGACCTGCGCGCGCTGGAGACGCTGGGCAAGCCGGTGGTGGCCGCCATCAACGGCGCCGCGCTCGGCGGCGGCCTGGAGATCGCGCTGGCCTGTCACCACCGCATCGCCGCGGACGTCAAGGGCCTGGTCGTCGGCCTGCCCGAGGTCACGCTGGGCCTGCTTCCCGGCGGCGGCGGGGTGACCCGCACCGTGCGGATGTTCGGCATCCAGAACGCGTTCATGAACATCCTGTCGCAGGGCACCCGCTTCAAGCCGGACAAGGCCAAGGAGATCGGTCTGGTCGACGAGCTCGTCGGCTCGGTCGAGGAACTGGTGCCCGCCGCCAAAGCGTGGATCAAGGCCAACCCCGACTCACACGAACAGCCTTGGGACAAAAAGGGTTACAAGATGCCCGGCGGCACCCCGTCCAGCCCCGCGCTGGCCGGCATCCTGCCGTCTTTCCCCGCGTTGCTCAAGAAGCAGCTCAAGGGCGCGCCGATGCCGGCGCCGCGGGCCATCCTGGACGCGGCCGTCGAGGGCGCGCAGGTGGACTTCGACACCGCCAGCCGCATCGAGAGCCGCTACTTCACCCAGCTGGTCACCGGCCAGGTCGCCAAGAATATGATCCAGGCGTTCTTCCTGGACCTGCAGCACATCAACGGCGGTGGGTCGCGGCCCGACGGCATCGAGCCGGTCAAGATCAACAAGATCGGTGTGCTGGGGGCGGGCATGATGGGTGCGGGCATCGCCTACGTCTCGGCCAAGGCCGGCTTCGACGTGGTGCTCAAGGACGTCAGCCGCGAGGCCGCCGAGAAGGGCAAGGGCTACTCGGAAAAGCTTGAGGCCAAGGCGCTTCAGCGTGGCAAGACCACCGAGGAGAAGAGCAAGGCACTGCTGGACCGCATCACCCCGGCCGCCGACCCCGAGGCCTTCAAGGGCGTCGACTTCGTGATCGAGGCCGTGTTCGAGAACCAGGAACTCAAGCACAAGGTCTTCCAGGAGATCGAGGACATCGTCGAGCCCAACGCGCTGCTGGGTTCGAACACCTCGACGCTGCCGATCACCGGTCTGGCGACCGGCGTGAAGCGCCAGGAGGACTTCATCGGGATCCACTTCTTCTCTCCGGTCGACAAGATGCCGCTGGTCGAGATCATCAAGGGTGAGAAGACTTCTGACGAGGCGCTGGCCCGGGTTTTCGACTACACGCTGGCCATCGGCAAGACCCCGATCGTCGTCAACGACAGCCGCGGCTTCTTCACCAGCCGCGTCATCGGCACGTTCGTCAACGAGGCGCTGGCGATGCTGGGCGAGGGTGTGGAGCCGGCCAGCGTCGAGCACGCCGGCTCGCAGGCCGGCTACCCGGCACCGCCGCTGCAGCTGTCCGACGAGCTCAACCTGGAGCTGATGCACAAGATTGCCACCGCCACCCGTAAGGGTGTCGAGGACGCGGGCGGCACCTACGAGCCGCACCCGGCCGAGGCCGTCGTCGAGAAGATGATCGAGATCGGTCGTCCCTCGCGGCTGAAGGGCGCGGGCTTCTACGAGTACGACGACGGCAAGCGGACCCGCCTTTGGCCGGGCCTGCGCGAGACGTTCAAGTCCGGTAGCGCGCAGATCCCGTTGCAGGACATGATCGATCGCATGCTGTTCGCCGAGGCGCTCGAGACGCAGAAGTGCCTGGATGAGGGCGTGCTGACGTCGACCGCCGACGCCAACATCGGGTCGATCATGGGCATCGGCTTCCCGCCCTACACCGGTGGTAGCGCGCAGTTCATCGTCGGTTACCAGGGTGCGGGCGGTATCGGCAAGGAAGCCTTCGTGGCCCGTGCCAAGGAATTGGCCGCCAAGTACGGCGACCGCTTCCTGCCGCCGGCGTCGCTGAGCTAA
- a CDS encoding putative quinol monooxygenase codes for MPITVLLELKIKPGEVAAAREVMGRALQDTRAFDGNVRTDVLVDEEDEAHWIIYELWETVEHDEAYRAFRAGEGKLTELPPLLAAPPVKTRYVTSDI; via the coding sequence ATGCCGATCACGGTGCTACTCGAACTGAAGATCAAGCCCGGCGAGGTCGCCGCGGCACGCGAGGTCATGGGCCGGGCGCTGCAGGACACCCGGGCGTTCGACGGCAATGTCCGCACCGACGTGCTTGTCGATGAGGAAGACGAAGCGCACTGGATCATCTACGAGTTGTGGGAGACGGTCGAGCACGACGAGGCCTACCGCGCGTTTCGTGCCGGCGAGGGCAAGCTGACGGAGCTGCCGCCTTTGCTGGCCGCGCCTCCGGTCAAGACTCGGTACGTCACCAGCGACATCTAG
- a CDS encoding LLM class F420-dependent oxidoreductase — protein MRFGLFIPQGWRMDLVGIEPEKHWAVMRDLADHADKGSWDSLWVYDHFHTVPVPTAEATHEAWSLMAAYAATTSRIKLGQMCTAMSYRNPVYLAKVAATADIISGGRIQMGIGGGWYEHEWRAYGYGFPSAGVRLGRLDEGVQIMRDAWRDGKVSFDGKHYQVDGAIVAPKPLQDNGIPLWIAGGGEKVTLRIAAKYAQYTNFTPEPEAFAHKSEVLAEHCRNVGTDFDAVVRSVNVNAIVGTSEADVKDRLRRVRDRLVGCVSEASADAMIAGTSGPDSATGTTEQVIERLTKLRDLGCEYAICYFPEAAYDRSGIEMFEREVMPALS, from the coding sequence ATGCGCTTTGGTCTCTTCATTCCGCAAGGCTGGCGAATGGATCTCGTCGGCATCGAACCGGAAAAGCACTGGGCGGTGATGCGCGACCTGGCTGACCACGCGGACAAGGGCAGCTGGGACTCGCTGTGGGTCTACGACCATTTCCACACCGTGCCGGTCCCGACCGCAGAAGCCACGCACGAGGCGTGGTCGCTGATGGCCGCGTACGCGGCCACCACGTCGCGGATCAAACTCGGCCAGATGTGCACCGCGATGAGCTATCGCAACCCCGTCTACCTCGCGAAGGTCGCCGCGACGGCCGACATCATCTCCGGTGGCCGCATTCAGATGGGCATCGGCGGCGGCTGGTACGAACACGAATGGCGGGCCTACGGTTACGGATTCCCCTCGGCGGGCGTGCGATTGGGCCGGCTGGACGAGGGCGTGCAGATCATGCGCGATGCCTGGCGCGACGGCAAAGTCAGTTTCGACGGCAAGCATTACCAGGTCGACGGTGCGATTGTCGCGCCTAAGCCCCTGCAGGACAACGGGATTCCACTGTGGATCGCCGGTGGTGGCGAGAAGGTGACGTTGCGTATCGCCGCCAAGTACGCGCAGTACACCAACTTCACTCCCGAGCCGGAGGCATTCGCCCACAAGTCCGAGGTGCTGGCCGAGCACTGCCGCAACGTGGGCACCGACTTCGACGCCGTCGTGCGTTCGGTCAACGTCAACGCCATCGTGGGCACGTCGGAGGCCGACGTCAAAGATCGGCTGCGACGCGTCCGCGACCGCCTGGTCGGCTGCGTGAGCGAGGCCTCCGCGGATGCGATGATCGCCGGCACCAGCGGGCCGGACTCGGCGACGGGCACGACCGAACAGGTCATCGAGCGGCTCACCAAGCTCCGTGACCTCGGGTGCGAATATGCCATATGCTACTTCCCCGAGGCCGCCTACGACCGTTCCGGTATCGAGATGTTCGAACGAGAGGTCATGCCGGCGCTGAGCTGA
- a CDS encoding FAD-dependent monooxygenase: MRILISGASIAGPVLAYWLTRYGFDVTVVERSPALRKTGGHAVDLFRPAMEISERMGVLPRIEALATGTDRLTIRREGRTKATRIDLTKIYAATSVRHVEIMRDDLSEIYYDAARDDVAYLFGDSITAIEHDGTVTFEHGPARTFDVIVGADGLHSNVRRLTFGEEAELTRFLGGYLAVLSAPKAMAESGEMVTHVGVGRLAAIYTADHLDDARAVFMFRSKEELDYDHHDALRQKELLRGAFAGMHDQVDSWLGELERTPTFYFDSITQLRTDRWSRRRVTLVGDAGYCPGPAVGGSTSLAVLGAYVLAGELAEADGDHLRAFAAYELQMHEPVHRSRTFARGAAKGIIPGSRIGLWALTRGAQLVSAMPGSVSRSLAKLNTKGVRMHDSMPVPEYTGSDV, encoded by the coding sequence ATGCGGATCCTCATCTCTGGCGCCAGCATCGCCGGCCCGGTCCTGGCGTACTGGCTGACCCGGTACGGCTTCGACGTCACCGTCGTGGAGCGCTCACCGGCGCTGCGCAAAACCGGCGGTCACGCCGTCGACTTGTTCCGTCCCGCAATGGAAATCTCGGAGAGAATGGGTGTCCTCCCACGCATCGAGGCACTGGCCACCGGAACCGACCGGCTGACGATACGCCGGGAAGGCCGGACGAAGGCCACCCGGATCGATCTCACCAAGATCTACGCCGCCACCTCCGTCCGGCACGTGGAAATCATGCGCGACGACCTGAGCGAGATCTACTACGACGCCGCCCGCGACGACGTCGCGTACCTGTTCGGCGACTCGATCACCGCGATCGAGCACGACGGCACCGTGACGTTCGAGCACGGCCCGGCGCGCACGTTCGACGTCATCGTCGGCGCCGACGGGTTGCACTCCAACGTTCGGCGCCTGACGTTCGGCGAGGAGGCCGAGCTGACCCGCTTCCTCGGGGGATACCTGGCGGTGTTGTCGGCGCCCAAGGCGATGGCGGAGTCCGGCGAGATGGTGACTCACGTCGGTGTCGGCAGGTTGGCCGCGATCTACACCGCCGATCACCTGGACGACGCGCGCGCCGTGTTCATGTTCCGCAGCAAAGAGGAATTGGACTACGACCACCACGATGCGTTGCGGCAGAAGGAATTACTGCGTGGCGCGTTCGCCGGGATGCACGACCAGGTGGACAGCTGGCTGGGCGAACTCGAGCGCACGCCCACCTTCTACTTCGACTCGATCACCCAACTGCGCACCGACCGGTGGTCGCGCCGTCGGGTCACCCTGGTCGGCGACGCCGGATACTGCCCGGGCCCCGCGGTGGGCGGCAGCACCAGCCTCGCGGTCCTCGGCGCCTATGTCCTGGCCGGAGAACTCGCCGAGGCCGACGGCGATCACCTGCGCGCCTTCGCCGCCTATGAACTACAGATGCACGAACCGGTGCATCGCAGCCGTACTTTCGCCCGCGGCGCCGCCAAGGGCATCATCCCAGGTTCACGAATTGGATTGTGGGCGTTAACCCGTGGCGCTCAACTGGTCTCGGCGATGCCGGGATCGGTGTCCCGATCGTTGGCGAAGCTCAACACCAAGGGCGTCCGAATGCACGATTCGATGCCGGTGCCCGAATACACCGGAAGCGACGTCTGA
- a CDS encoding class I SAM-dependent methyltransferase has translation MASKQTLFRIFYRIGFTPWDGHPLAQSVRDLVEGTRDAAALPAGAALEVGCGTGDCSIYLAQHGWKVTAVDFVAKPLERARAKAGAAGAVVDFVQADATQLSQAGIGADFGLIVDNGCLHNMSDADRDAYVREISALAAPGARLLIVAFVPGGRVGVRGVDRAEMERRFTQSWTLLSAGAERELDRAEKTPAWYYLFQRRR, from the coding sequence ATGGCTTCCAAACAGACGCTATTCCGGATCTTTTACCGCATCGGTTTCACCCCATGGGATGGCCATCCGCTCGCGCAGAGCGTGCGCGATCTGGTCGAGGGAACCCGCGACGCGGCCGCGCTGCCCGCCGGGGCGGCCCTGGAGGTCGGCTGCGGTACCGGTGACTGCTCGATCTATCTCGCCCAACACGGCTGGAAGGTCACCGCGGTTGACTTTGTGGCCAAACCCCTTGAGCGGGCACGCGCCAAGGCCGGCGCGGCCGGCGCCGTGGTCGACTTCGTCCAGGCCGACGCCACGCAGCTGAGCCAGGCCGGCATCGGCGCGGACTTCGGGTTGATCGTCGACAACGGGTGCCTGCACAACATGAGCGACGCGGATCGCGACGCCTACGTGCGCGAAATCAGCGCCCTGGCGGCACCCGGGGCGCGGCTGCTGATCGTCGCGTTCGTGCCGGGCGGTCGGGTCGGGGTGCGTGGAGTCGACCGCGCCGAGATGGAACGACGATTCACGCAGAGCTGGACGCTGCTGTCGGCGGGCGCGGAACGCGAGCTGGACCGCGCCGAGAAGACGCCGGCGTGGTACTACCTGTTCCAAAGGCGCCGTTAG